Proteins co-encoded in one Candidatus Methylomirabilota bacterium genomic window:
- a CDS encoding ABC transporter substrate-binding protein, whose protein sequence is MRCVIAFGLAMLVVLGAGLVPPAAAQTKDDTLVYALQSDVQNWDPPNSVLRESIILGYNVFDHLAARDLKTGKVGPSLALSWKNLDDTTWEVKLRPNVKFHDGTPFGAKDVKATFERVLNPENKLTARGNHAKIKSVEVVDDLTVRFKTDGPYPLFVERLTAQVMQSEKVIREKGHEWMQENPIGTGPYKLVRWNKKQEHFLQRNDDYWGPKPAFKYVRIRIIPEQATQIAELVSGGVDIIKAVPPDQMDVINKSGQARTVTSPILRTAMIQLDQAGRSGPNPMTDKRVRQAVNYATDMDGIIKHVLNGLADRTATTVNPMAFGYDPSIKPYKQDLAQAKKLLAEAGYPNGLEVGFMRGQPIVEPGLIQTSDAIVADLAKAGIRTKARMIGETGPFTNLVRDSKPDPMFEWSWGYYSIFDADAIFYDVMTCGQPYSYYCNKAFDDLVFQGRSTLDTKKRAEIYAKAQRMIHDDAAYLFKWGLRGVWGVSNRVDYDAPRDEVDRMWIVTPRKK, encoded by the coding sequence ATGCGTTGTGTCATCGCCTTCGGGCTCGCCATGCTCGTCGTCCTCGGTGCGGGGCTCGTCCCCCCGGCCGCGGCCCAGACCAAGGACGACACGCTCGTCTACGCGCTGCAGAGCGACGTGCAGAACTGGGATCCCCCCAACTCGGTGCTTCGCGAGAGCATCATTCTCGGCTACAACGTGTTCGACCACCTGGCCGCGCGTGACCTCAAGACCGGCAAGGTCGGTCCGAGCCTCGCGCTGTCGTGGAAGAACCTCGACGACACCACGTGGGAGGTCAAGCTCCGGCCGAACGTGAAGTTCCACGACGGCACCCCCTTCGGAGCCAAGGACGTCAAGGCAACCTTCGAGCGCGTGCTGAATCCGGAGAACAAGCTCACCGCCCGCGGCAACCACGCCAAGATCAAGAGCGTGGAGGTGGTGGACGACCTCACGGTGCGGTTCAAGACGGACGGGCCCTATCCCCTGTTCGTCGAGCGGCTCACCGCGCAGGTCATGCAGTCCGAGAAGGTGATCCGGGAGAAGGGCCACGAGTGGATGCAGGAGAACCCGATCGGCACCGGGCCCTACAAGCTCGTGCGCTGGAACAAGAAGCAGGAGCACTTCCTCCAGCGCAACGACGACTACTGGGGCCCGAAGCCGGCCTTCAAGTACGTCCGTATCCGGATCATCCCCGAGCAGGCCACCCAGATCGCGGAGCTGGTGTCGGGCGGGGTGGACATCATCAAGGCGGTGCCGCCGGACCAGATGGACGTGATCAACAAGTCGGGCCAGGCACGGACCGTGACGTCGCCGATCCTGCGCACCGCGATGATCCAGCTCGACCAGGCCGGCCGGTCGGGTCCGAACCCGATGACGGACAAGCGGGTGCGGCAGGCGGTGAACTACGCCACCGACATGGACGGGATCATCAAGCACGTGCTCAACGGCCTGGCCGACCGCACCGCCACCACCGTGAACCCGATGGCCTTCGGCTACGACCCGAGTATCAAGCCCTACAAGCAGGATCTGGCGCAGGCCAAGAAGCTGCTCGCCGAGGCCGGGTACCCGAACGGGCTCGAGGTGGGGTTCATGCGCGGACAGCCCATCGTGGAGCCGGGGCTGATCCAGACCTCCGACGCCATCGTGGCCGACCTGGCCAAGGCCGGCATCCGTACCAAGGCGCGCATGATCGGGGAGACCGGCCCGTTCACCAACCTCGTCCGGGACAGCAAGCCCGACCCGATGTTCGAGTGGTCGTGGGGCTACTACTCGATCTTCGACGCGGACGCGATCTTCTACGACGTGATGACGTGCGGCCAGCCGTACAGCTACTACTGCAACAAGGCCTTCGATGATCTCGTGTTCCAGGGCCGCTCGACCCTGGACACCAAGAAGCGCGCCGAGATCTACGCCAAGGCCCAGCGGATGATCCACGACGACGCGGCCTATCTCTTCAAGTGGGGGCTGCGCGGCGTGTGGGGCGTCAGCAACCGCGTCGACTACGACGCCCCCCGCGACGAGGTCGACCGGATGTGGATCGTGACGCCGCGGAAGAAGTAG